Proteins found in one Lonchura striata isolate bLonStr1 chromosome 25, bLonStr1.mat, whole genome shotgun sequence genomic segment:
- the PHB1 gene encoding prohibitin 1, with product MAAKVFESIGKLGLGLAVAGGVVNSALYNVDAGHRAVIFDRFRGVQDAVVGEGTHFLIPWVQKPIIFDCRSRPRNVPVITGSKDLQNVNITLRILFRPVTAQLPRIFTSIGEDYDERVLPSITTEILKSVVARFDAGELITQRELVSRQVSEDLTERAATFGLILDDVSLTHLTFGKEFTEAVEMKQVAQQEAERARFIVEKAEQQKKAAVISAEGDSKAAELIANSLATAGDGLIELRKLEAAEDIAYQLSRSRNITYLPSGQSVLLQLPQ from the exons ATGGCTGCCAAGGTGTTCGAGAGCATCGGGAAGCTCGGGCTGGGCTTGGCCGTGGCGGGGGGAGTCGTGAACTCGGCGCTTTACAACG TGGACGCGGGGCACAGGGCCGTGATCTTCGACCGCTTCCGCGGCGTGCAGGACGCCGTGGTGGGCGAGGGCACGCACTTCCTCATCCCCTGGGTGCAGAAACCCATCATCTTCGACTGCCGCTCGCGGCCCCGCAACGTCCCCGTCATCACCGGCAGCAAAG ACCTGCAGAACGTCAACATCACCCTGCGCATCCTGTTCCGGCCCGTCACGGCGCAGCTGCCGCGCATCTTCACCAGCATCGGCGAGGACTACGACGAGCGCGTGCTGCCCTCCATCACCACCGAGATCCTCAAGTCCGTGGTG GCGCGCTTCGACGCGGGCGAGCTGATCACGCAGCGGGAGCTGGTGTCCAGGCAGGTCAGCGAGGACCTGACGGAGCGCGCGGCCACCTTCGGGCTCATCCTGGACGACGTGTCCCTG acccacctgaCCTTCGGCAAGGAGTTCACCGAGGCGGTGGAGATGAAGCAGGTGgcgcagcaggaggcagagcggGCCAGGTTCATCGTGGAGAAG GCCGAGCAGCAGAAGAAGGCGGCCGTGATCTCCGCGGAGGGCGACTCCAAGGCTGCGGAGCTGATTGCCAACTCGCTGGCCACGGCGGGGGACGGGCTGATCGAGCTGCGCAAGCTGGAGGCGGCCGAGGACATCGCCTACCAGCTCTCGCGCTCCCGCAACATCACCTACCTGCCCTCGGGGCAGTccgtgctgctgcagctgccccagtga
- the ZNF652 gene encoding zinc finger protein 652, giving the protein MSQAAKGEPPGAGMAQEGPPAFYPSQELDLSTKVYKRESGSPFSVLVDSKVSKGHLHEREEQPFFRESRAVGEVRAVKEDRENSDDSEEEEEEEDEVTYKREQIIVEVNLNNQTLNVSKGEKGVPSQSKETAVLKSSSEEEEGDSGEEATEDSNDYEENERQKKKEKRVEKVSVGQRRSRRAASAAAAAASPAPRATRGRRKSAEPPKRKKKAAKEPKAPVQKSKCEEKETLTCEKCPRVFNTRWYLEKHMNVTHRRMQICDKCGKKFVLESELSLHQQTDCEKNIQCVSCNKSFKKLWSLHEHIKIVHGYAEKKFSCEICEKKFYTMAHVRKHMVAHTKDMPFTCETCGKSFKRSMSLKVHSLQHSGEKPFRCENCDERFQYKYQLRSHMSIHIGHKQFMCQWCGKDFNMKQYFDEHMKTHTGEKPFICEICGKSFTSRPNMKRHRRTHTGEKPYPCDVCGQRFRFSNMLKAHKEKCFRVTSPGTSPGPAGPALLPGPCPAPPAAGAALGLGPAPRPVPHPYGALALPPHAHGAHGQHLPVPPVPHLPPPPALFKSEPPNHRGHGHGHGDGGGFLRHLDKGGPAQPH; this is encoded by the exons ATGAGCCAGGCAGCCAAGGGGGAGCCCCCCGGGGCCGGCATGGCGCAGGAGGGGCCGCCCGCCTTCTACCCCAGCCAGGAGCTCGACCTGTCCACCAAGGTGTACAAGAGGGAGTCAGGGAGCCCCTTCTCGGTGCTGGTGGACAGCAAAGTGAGCAAGGGCCACCTCCACGAGAGGGAGGAGCAGCCGTTTTTCAGGGAGAGCAGAGCGGTAGGAGAGGTCCGGGCTGTGAAAGAAGACAGGGAAAACTCTGACGActctgaggaggaggaagaggaggaagatgaagtGACTTACAAAAGGGAGCAGATTATAGTGGAGGTAAACCTTAACAACCAAACCTTAAATGTGTCCAAAGGGGAGAAGggtgtcccctcccagtccaaaGAGACTGCTGTCCTTAAGAGCAgcagtgaggaagaggagggtgaCAGTGGGGAAGAGGCCACGGAAGACAGTAATGATTACGAGGAGAATGAGaggcagaagaaaaaggagaagagagTGGAGAAGGTCAGTGTTGgccagaggagaagcaggagagcCGCctccgccgcggccgccgccgcctccccggcgCCCCGAGCGACGCGGGGGCGCAGGAAGAGCGCGGAGCCCCCCAAGCGCAAGAAGAAAGCTGCCAAGGAGCCCAAGGCACCTGTGCAGAAATCCAAGTGTGAAGAGAAGGAGACTCTGACCTGTGAGAAGTGCCCCAGGGTGTTTAACACACGCTGGTACCTGGAGAAGCACATGAACGTCACCCACAGGCGGATGCAGATCTGCGACAAATGTGGGAAGAAATTTGTGCTAGAGAGTGAGCTGTCCCTCCACCAGCAAACTGACTGTGAAAAAAACATCCAG TGCGTGTCCTGCAACAAATCCTTCAAGAAGCTCTGGTCCCTCCACGAGCACATCAAGATCGTGCACGGCTACGCCGAGAAGAAATTCTCCTGCGAGATCTGCGAGAAGAAGTTCTACACCATGGCCCACGTGCGCAAACACATGGTTG CGCACACCAAGGACATGCCCTTCACCTGCGAGACCTGCGGCAAGTCCTTCAAGCGCAGCATGTCCCTGAAGGTGCACTCGCTGCAGCACTCGGGGGAGAAGCCCTTCCGCTGCGAG AACTGCGACGAGAGGTTCCAGTACAAGTACCAGCTGCGCTCCCACATGAGCATCCACATCGGGCACAAGCAGTTCATGTGCCAGTGGTGTGGCAAGGACTTCAACATGAAGCAGTACTTCGACGAGCACATGAAAACCCACACTG GAGAGAAGCCGTTCATCTGCGAGATCTGCGGCAAGAGCTTCACCAGCCGGCCCAACATGAAGCGGCACCGGCGCACGCACACGGGCGAGAAGCCGTACCCGTGCGACGTGTGCGGGCAGCGCTTCCGCTTCTCCAACATGCTCAAGGCGCACAAGGAGAAATGTTTCCGCGTCACCAGCCCCGGcaccagccccggccccgccggccccgcgctgcTGCCCGGGCCCtgcccggcgccgccggccgcgGGCGCCGCGCTGGGgctgggcccggccccgcgccccgtCCCGCACCCCTACGGCGCCCTGGCGCTGCCGCCCCACGCCCACGGCGCCCACGGGCAGCACCTgcccgtgccccccgtgccccacctgccgccgccccccgccctgTTCAAGAGCGAGCCGCCGAACCACCGCGGGCACGGCCACGGGCACGGCGACGGCGGCGGCTTCCTGCGGCACCTGGACAAGGGCGGCCCGGCACAGCCGCACTGA